The Sphaerospermopsis torques-reginae ITEP-024 genome has a window encoding:
- the ffh gene encoding signal recognition particle protein has product MFDALSDRLEAAWKKLRGQDKISQSNIQDALREVRRALLEADVNLQVVKDFIAEVEAKAQGSEVIAGVRPDQQFIKIVYDELVQVMGEENVPLAEIKDKTTVVLMAGLQGTGKTTATAKLALHLRKINRSCLLVATDVYRPAAIDQLITLGKQINVPVFEMGSDADPVEIARQGVERARAEGINTVIVDTAGRLQIDQDMMAELARIKSTIEPDETLLVVDAMTGQEAANLTRTFHEQIGITGAILTKMDGDSRGGAALSVRQISGAPIKFVGVGEKVEALQPFYPDRMASRILGMGDVLTLVEKAQEEIDIADAEKMQEKMLSAKFDFTDFLKQLRLMKNMGSLGGIMKLIPGMGKLSDDQLKQGETQLKRCEAMINSMTKQERKDPELLASSPSRRRRIASGSGYKESDVSKLVADFQKMRSLMQQMGQGNFPGMPGMFGGGMGNPLAAGNRPAPGWRGYPGGAPPAKKKKKEKKKKGFGTL; this is encoded by the coding sequence ATGTTTGATGCACTATCTGACCGTTTAGAAGCCGCCTGGAAAAAACTGCGGGGACAAGATAAAATCTCTCAATCTAACATTCAAGACGCATTGCGCGAAGTGCGTCGCGCTTTGTTGGAAGCAGATGTTAACCTCCAGGTAGTTAAAGATTTTATAGCTGAAGTCGAAGCGAAAGCTCAGGGATCTGAGGTCATAGCTGGTGTACGTCCTGACCAACAGTTTATCAAAATTGTTTATGATGAACTGGTACAGGTGATGGGGGAAGAAAATGTTCCCCTTGCAGAAATTAAGGATAAAACTACCGTTGTCTTGATGGCGGGTTTACAAGGTACTGGTAAAACCACCGCTACTGCTAAATTAGCTTTACATTTACGGAAAATCAACCGCAGTTGTTTATTAGTCGCCACAGACGTATATCGTCCCGCTGCTATTGATCAGTTAATTACACTGGGTAAGCAAATTAACGTACCCGTGTTTGAGATGGGCAGTGATGCTGACCCTGTAGAAATCGCCCGTCAAGGGGTAGAACGTGCCAGGGCAGAAGGTATTAACACAGTAATTGTTGATACTGCTGGACGCTTACAAATTGACCAAGACATGATGGCGGAACTAGCCCGCATCAAGTCAACTATTGAACCAGACGAAACTTTGTTAGTCGTGGATGCGATGACGGGGCAAGAAGCAGCAAATCTGACCCGTACTTTCCATGAACAAATTGGTATAACTGGAGCTATTCTCACCAAAATGGACGGTGATAGCCGGGGTGGTGCGGCTTTGTCAGTGCGGCAAATTTCCGGTGCGCCGATTAAGTTTGTCGGTGTGGGTGAAAAAGTCGAGGCGCTGCAACCTTTTTATCCTGACCGCATGGCCTCCCGGATTTTGGGCATGGGTGATGTTCTTACCTTGGTGGAAAAAGCCCAGGAAGAAATCGACATCGCCGACGCTGAGAAAATGCAGGAGAAAATGCTGTCAGCGAAGTTTGATTTTACAGACTTCTTAAAACAGCTCCGCCTAATGAAAAATATGGGTTCATTAGGTGGCATCATGAAGTTGATTCCCGGTATGGGCAAACTTTCAGATGACCAGTTGAAGCAAGGGGAAACCCAGCTAAAACGCTGTGAAGCCATGATTAATTCCATGACTAAGCAGGAAAGAAAAGATCCAGAACTATTAGCCAGTTCTCCCAGTCGTCGGCGACGCATTGCTTCTGGTTCAGGTTATAAAGAATCAGACGTGAGTAAGTTAGTAGCAGATTTCCAAAAAATGCGATCGCTCATGCAACAAATGGGACAAGGAAATTTCCCCGGAATGCCAGGAATGTTTGGCGGTGGTATGGGCAACCCCCTAGCCGCAGGAAACCGTCCCGCACCCGGTTGGCGTGGTTATCCCGGCGGCGCACCACCAGCGAAAAAGAAAAAGAAAGAGAAAAAGAAAAAAGGTTTTGGCACGCTTTAG
- a CDS encoding serine/threonine-protein kinase, whose translation MVLSQINQSAVHCINPHCQRPYPQPWGNKFCNSCGSPLQLVDRYYPLQPLGSGGFAQIYTVWDIKNQTEKVLKVLVENSPKALDLFILEAEVLSNFRNSGVPQVDADGYFQISLTHPKPHQLACLVMEKIDGYTLEEVRKNYPQGCPEDLVLNLFSQAVKILQELHNRKIIHRDIKPSNLMLRTPAPNAPLKTEQLVLIDFGGAKQFSGGILRSPSPSTRLFSSGYSPPEQITGGNVGPAADFYALGRTMIELLTGKYPQELEDPITGELNWRKWCNVNIQLADLLDEMIQADVRSRPAHAAIIQKRLLAINSAKSPKPQKSQLGFFTQIKNTIVQTITEITQAVGNTTLFTVQAIFNFLKACLATIWAIILSFIGASLGTISGFLLAYHTKLGAFLAEFISRQLPQLIPNFTPTNPKEIIIYGIAGLGTAWGITLSGSFGQKRRFLVSALMGLIGYSSGWITWQFIKPENSPEGLIAWMLVSISLLTLGLGLRTHYLAYAFIAAFGSANIVAGLIHLGIKISLFHFSDPPNWLELLQHIAFFGVVGILISLCLGLSYYMIVPCLRWLGWR comes from the coding sequence GTGGTTTTGTCCCAAATAAATCAGAGTGCGGTTCACTGCATAAATCCTCACTGTCAACGTCCTTATCCCCAACCTTGGGGCAACAAATTTTGTAATAGCTGTGGCAGTCCGTTACAGTTGGTAGACCGTTATTACCCACTTCAACCTTTAGGTTCGGGCGGTTTTGCCCAAATTTATACGGTTTGGGATATCAAAAATCAAACTGAAAAGGTACTTAAAGTCTTGGTGGAAAATTCTCCCAAGGCTTTGGATTTATTTATCCTAGAAGCGGAAGTTTTAAGTAATTTCCGCAATTCTGGTGTGCCTCAAGTTGATGCTGATGGGTATTTTCAAATCAGTTTGACTCATCCTAAACCACACCAGTTAGCTTGTCTGGTGATGGAAAAGATTGATGGTTATACTTTGGAGGAAGTGCGTAAAAATTATCCTCAAGGATGTCCAGAGGATTTGGTGTTAAATTTGTTTTCCCAAGCTGTAAAAATTTTACAGGAATTACACAACCGGAAAATTATTCATCGGGATATTAAACCTTCTAATTTAATGTTGCGTACTCCTGCACCTAACGCACCTTTAAAAACAGAACAATTGGTGTTAATTGATTTTGGCGGGGCTAAACAATTTAGTGGGGGAATATTGCGATCGCCTTCTCCTTCTACTCGTTTATTTTCTTCTGGTTACAGTCCACCAGAACAAATTACAGGAGGTAATGTTGGTCCTGCGGCTGATTTTTATGCTTTGGGACGAACAATGATTGAATTACTTACAGGTAAATATCCACAAGAATTGGAAGATCCGATTACTGGGGAATTAAACTGGCGTAAGTGGTGTAATGTTAATATTCAACTAGCAGATTTATTAGATGAAATGATACAGGCGGATGTGCGATCGCGTCCAGCCCATGCAGCTATTATTCAAAAACGTTTATTAGCAATTAATTCTGCAAAATCTCCAAAACCACAAAAATCACAACTAGGCTTTTTTACCCAAATTAAAAATACTATCGTCCAAACTATCACAGAAATTACCCAAGCTGTAGGTAATACAACTTTATTTACAGTGCAAGCAATTTTCAACTTTTTGAAAGCTTGTTTAGCGACAATTTGGGCGATAATTTTAAGTTTTATTGGTGCTAGTTTGGGGACTATTAGTGGTTTTTTGTTGGCTTATCACACTAAGTTAGGCGCTTTTTTGGCTGAATTTATATCACGTCAATTACCCCAATTAATTCCTAATTTTACACCTACAAATCCCAAAGAAATTATCATTTATGGTATTGCTGGTTTAGGTACTGCTTGGGGAATTACTTTATCTGGAAGTTTTGGACAAAAACGACGTTTTTTAGTATCAGCTCTGATGGGTTTAATAGGCTATAGTTCAGGTTGGATAACTTGGCAATTTATTAAACCAGAGAATAGTCCCGAAGGATTAATTGCTTGGATGTTAGTATCAATTTCTCTGCTAACTTTGGGTTTAGGTCTGCGTACCCATTACCTAGCTTATGCTTTTATAGCTGCCTTTGGTAGTGCTAATATTGTCGCAGGTTTAATTCATTTAGGGATAAAAATTTCATTGTTCCATTTTTCCGATCCACCAAATTGGTTAGAGTTATTACAGCATATAGCTTTTTTTGGGGTTGTTGGTATTTTAATTAGTCTTTGTTTAGGGTTAAGTTATTACATGATTGTTCCTTGTTTGCGTTGGTTAGGATGGAGATAA
- a CDS encoding helix-turn-helix domain-containing protein has product MAASESGTPVSLSDRELQIIDLVAAGLTNQEIAAKLEISKRTVDNHISNILTKTKTDNRVALVRWALQWGKVCLNDINCCTLPNYNDSNVS; this is encoded by the coding sequence ATGGCTGCTAGTGAGTCTGGGACCCCTGTTAGTCTGTCAGACAGAGAACTGCAAATTATCGACTTAGTGGCCGCAGGCTTAACTAACCAAGAGATTGCAGCAAAACTGGAGATTAGCAAACGTACAGTTGATAATCATATCAGCAATATTCTCACCAAAACAAAGACAGATAACCGAGTTGCTTTGGTTCGCTGGGCTTTACAGTGGGGAAAGGTCTGTTTAAACGATATCAATTGCTGTACATTACCTAACTACAATGATTCAAATGTGAGTTAG
- a CDS encoding glycosyltransferase, which produces MRKLYFLVPGTDGKFACGGLWAELKTVNLAQNICSAEVVTYRQREKDKLFLDDLLQKKIDNNLDNVIFVISWGFDIAKLAPKLQKYNVVYHAHSAGYKFKLPSSIPIITVSRNTMGYWGQKAPNNLIYYLPNQIADEFTNLHLDRDIDVLVQARKSSEYLIKQLIPTLQQKCKVFVVDSYIEDLPGLFNRAKIYLYDSAEYWAQQGVSEGFGLQPMEALACGCQVFSSVNGGLSDYLDPGFNCYKIAGYSLEYDVQRILNTLSSPVALTLPGEVLAEYRTENIIKRFTVILSEINEFFDNQKYYSANIQDLTKMRLAKLFIQRVHKKLRKFNK; this is translated from the coding sequence ATGAGAAAACTTTATTTTTTAGTTCCAGGAACAGATGGAAAATTTGCTTGTGGTGGTCTTTGGGCAGAGTTAAAAACAGTTAATTTAGCTCAAAATATCTGTAGTGCAGAAGTTGTCACTTACCGACAAAGAGAAAAGGATAAGTTGTTTCTTGATGACTTGCTACAAAAAAAAATAGATAACAATTTAGATAATGTAATATTCGTGATTAGTTGGGGATTTGATATAGCTAAACTTGCGCCTAAACTGCAAAAATATAATGTAGTTTATCATGCTCATAGTGCAGGTTATAAATTTAAACTTCCTTCCAGTATTCCGATTATTACAGTTAGCCGTAATACAATGGGATATTGGGGACAAAAAGCACCGAATAATCTAATTTATTATTTACCTAATCAAATCGCTGATGAATTTACAAATTTGCATTTAGACCGAGATATTGATGTTTTAGTGCAAGCGCGAAAATCTTCTGAATATTTAATCAAACAATTAATTCCTACATTACAACAAAAGTGTAAAGTTTTTGTTGTTGATTCTTATATTGAAGATTTACCAGGATTATTTAATAGAGCCAAAATTTACCTTTATGACTCTGCTGAATATTGGGCGCAACAGGGTGTAAGTGAAGGTTTTGGTTTACAACCGATGGAAGCTTTAGCTTGTGGTTGTCAAGTTTTTTCCAGCGTTAACGGTGGACTTTCTGATTATTTAGATCCGGGATTTAATTGTTATAAAATCGCTGGTTATTCTCTAGAATATGATGTACAACGTATTCTCAATACTTTATCATCTCCAGTTGCTTTGACTTTACCAGGAGAAGTTTTAGCAGAATACAGAACTGAGAATATTATCAAGCGATTTACGGTAATTTTATCAGAAATCAATGAGTTTTTTGATAACCAAAAATATTACTCAGCTAATATTCAGGATCTCACGAAAATGCGGTTAGCTAAATTATTTATACAGAGAGTACACAAGAAACTGAGAAAATTTAACAAGTAG
- a CDS encoding DUF29 domain-containing protein: MAAGLYENDFYLWTIEQSQKLRCGNFDGLDLQNLAEEIESLGRQEKRELENRLGVLIGHLLKWQYQQEKRTRSWQITINTQRREINKLLKDNPSLKSYLNTALQEGFISGLDLVLTETPLKKKELPSQCPYTIEQVFDSTFPVDLETEFE; encoded by the coding sequence ATGGCAGCGGGTTTGTATGAGAATGATTTTTATCTTTGGACAATAGAACAATCTCAAAAGTTGCGTTGTGGTAATTTTGATGGGCTTGATTTACAGAATTTAGCGGAGGAAATTGAATCTTTGGGTAGACAAGAAAAACGAGAATTAGAAAATCGTTTAGGTGTGTTGATTGGACATTTACTCAAATGGCAATATCAGCAAGAAAAGCGCACACGCAGTTGGCAAATAACTATTAATACTCAAAGGCGTGAAATCAATAAACTGTTAAAAGATAATCCTAGTCTGAAATCATATCTAAATACGGCACTGCAAGAAGGTTTTATTTCAGGTTTAGATTTAGTATTGACCGAAACACCATTAAAGAAAAAAGAATTGCCTTCTCAGTGTCCTTATACTATTGAGCAGGTTTTTGATTCTACTTTTCCAGTTGATCTTGAGACAGAATTTGAATAA
- a CDS encoding DUF1822 family protein gives MNSELFAQLIPIPENIRQAVSKFKSINKAIDSRSLAVWVVHRYLKRFDYDSDLHSSSAWNPVLQLLTELADLEIFEGEKSLGIVECIPIATDADTLEIPEQAVTGEYIAYIAVEINPEHTWGKVVGFTPALETEYPEVSIDRDDLLPAHKLLDLLEKAENLTDESLSAELREYLGELFFNEQHQAIVAQLERALLLETSEPLQIETAAQEIEALMAQSVPAAEEELVLTREDTENSDRGKLRDILKRLFQSLGKE, from the coding sequence ATGAACAGTGAATTATTCGCCCAACTCATACCCATTCCAGAAAATATTCGTCAAGCGGTATCAAAATTTAAGAGTATTAATAAAGCTATTGATAGCAGATCCTTAGCGGTTTGGGTAGTGCATAGGTATCTCAAACGCTTTGATTATGATTCAGATTTACACTCTAGTAGTGCCTGGAATCCCGTCTTACAACTTCTAACAGAGTTAGCAGATTTAGAGATTTTTGAGGGAGAAAAATCTTTAGGTATTGTTGAATGTATCCCTATAGCTACTGATGCTGACACATTAGAAATTCCTGAACAAGCAGTTACAGGAGAATACATAGCTTACATAGCCGTAGAAATTAATCCTGAACATACCTGGGGGAAAGTAGTCGGTTTTACCCCCGCTCTGGAAACAGAATACCCAGAAGTTAGCATTGATCGTGATGATTTACTACCAGCACATAAGCTATTAGATTTATTAGAAAAGGCAGAGAACCTGACTGATGAATCCTTATCAGCTGAGTTACGAGAATATCTTGGAGAATTGTTTTTTAATGAGCAACACCAGGCTATTGTTGCTCAACTAGAAAGAGCTTTGCTATTAGAAACCTCAGAACCCCTACAAATTGAAACCGCCGCCCAGGAAATAGAAGCCCTGATGGCTCAGTCTGTACCTGCTGCCGAGGAAGAATTGGTTTTAACGCGCGAAGATACCGAAAATAGCGACAGGGGAAAACTGCGAGATATCCTCAAGCGACTATTCCAGTCTTTGGGAAAAGAGTAA
- a CDS encoding phosphodiester glycosidase family protein, with the protein MKKLSFLSLLISSAFLLLGFQEQVANSAPKPSTTCPGNNSQFRIEFFKTNNQGERYSRGINHVILFNPKSPHLDFKVNVGLGHKIYAKDARGNFRREYIPKFFSQLIADENSQLNGRKPIAAINADYIDTVNKPQGLNISRGVEYSGAFKNRRSSFAISGGNPSQRVATIQIGKRGSNLLNYNVVGGNGRFYNQGKFKDICKALGELACKGATNRSMVAITSKGYVILLVNDMKANSSIQFSTNNKELLPSQFDDVLEGIARNNCLGRIREGMLFDGGMSPGLFYNGKVYVENFGPIGSVFLIYKK; encoded by the coding sequence ATGAAAAAATTATCTTTCTTATCCCTCTTAATTAGTAGTGCTTTTTTATTATTAGGTTTTCAGGAACAGGTAGCAAATTCTGCACCAAAACCATCAACTACTTGTCCTGGTAATAATTCTCAGTTTAGGATTGAATTTTTTAAAACTAATAATCAAGGTGAACGTTATTCTAGAGGTATTAATCATGTAATTCTGTTTAATCCCAAATCCCCCCATTTAGATTTTAAAGTAAATGTGGGGTTAGGTCATAAAATCTATGCTAAAGATGCTAGAGGCAATTTTAGAAGAGAATACATTCCTAAATTTTTTAGTCAATTGATAGCTGATGAAAATTCCCAATTAAATGGTAGAAAACCTATTGCAGCTATTAATGCAGATTATATAGATACTGTGAATAAACCCCAAGGTTTAAATATTTCTCGTGGTGTTGAATATTCCGGTGCTTTTAAAAATAGACGTTCTTCTTTTGCGATATCTGGAGGAAATCCCAGTCAGCGTGTTGCTACTATTCAGATAGGAAAAAGAGGATCTAATTTACTAAATTATAATGTAGTAGGTGGTAATGGTAGATTTTACAATCAAGGTAAATTTAAAGATATTTGCAAAGCTTTGGGTGAACTTGCTTGTAAAGGTGCTACTAATCGTTCTATGGTAGCAATTACCAGTAAGGGTTATGTAATTCTGTTAGTTAATGATATGAAAGCTAATTCTAGTATTCAATTTTCTACAAATAATAAAGAGTTGTTACCTAGTCAGTTTGATGATGTTTTAGAAGGTATTGCGAGAAATAATTGTTTAGGGAGAATTAGGGAAGGAATGTTATTTGATGGGGGAATGTCTCCGGGTTTGTTTTATAATGGTAAGGTGTATGTGGAAAATTTTGGACCCATTGGTTCGGTGTTTCTCATTTATAAGAAGTGA
- a CDS encoding DUF4912 domain-containing protein, giving the protein MAKERPPLEEMTLRQLRKVASEYGISRYSRMRKSQLLASIQEVQINKLSLSPSRSLEAQETVEAAKFELGQEDRTGGSLADVDEGLGDLPGGYGESRIVLLPRDPQWAYTYWDIPNEHKEELRRQGGQQLALRIYDVTDIDLDHQSPHSIQEYPADELAREWYLPIPVSDRDYVIDIGYRTPIGGWLVLARSARVHIPPVYPSDWIEDVFITVDFEEDLRGKTKYELIPPAKKIAAVGAGENPIYDQIFGMAESAEAQRVAGSLFGSMQHVAGSVRPEQAISSYIFPSGVGMWAVPTASGINMSGVGMSGVGFSASAVPERPRKFWLIADAELIVYGATEPDATVTIGGRPIKLNPDGTFRFQMSFQDGLIDYPILAVAADGEQTRSIHMKFERETPSRNTNTKEEAVLEWLK; this is encoded by the coding sequence ATGGCAAAAGAACGCCCACCGCTAGAGGAAATGACATTAAGGCAACTTCGTAAAGTTGCAAGTGAGTATGGCATTTCTCGTTACAGTCGGATGCGTAAATCTCAATTGTTAGCATCAATTCAAGAAGTACAAATTAACAAACTTTCGCTCAGTCCATCTCGTTCACTGGAGGCGCAGGAAACCGTGGAAGCAGCAAAATTTGAATTAGGTCAGGAAGATCGCACAGGTGGTTCTCTCGCTGATGTGGATGAGGGACTGGGAGATTTACCAGGTGGTTATGGTGAAAGTCGCATTGTGTTGTTACCACGTGATCCACAATGGGCTTACACATACTGGGATATTCCCAATGAACACAAAGAAGAGTTGCGTCGTCAAGGTGGACAGCAATTAGCACTGCGGATTTATGATGTTACTGATATTGATTTAGATCATCAAAGTCCCCACAGTATTCAAGAATATCCTGCGGATGAATTAGCGAGAGAATGGTATTTACCCATTCCTGTGAGCGATCGCGATTATGTAATTGATATCGGTTATCGTACCCCCATTGGTGGCTGGTTAGTATTAGCTCGTTCCGCCAGAGTTCACATTCCCCCTGTATATCCTTCCGACTGGATAGAAGATGTCTTTATTACCGTAGACTTTGAAGAAGACCTACGTGGTAAGACCAAGTATGAACTAATTCCCCCAGCTAAGAAAATCGCTGCGGTTGGTGCTGGTGAGAACCCCATTTACGACCAAATCTTTGGTATGGCAGAATCAGCAGAAGCTCAACGGGTTGCTGGTTCTCTGTTCGGTTCTATGCAGCACGTAGCCGGTTCTGTCCGTCCAGAACAAGCAATCAGTTCTTACATTTTCCCATCTGGTGTAGGTATGTGGGCAGTTCCCACTGCATCCGGGATCAATATGTCCGGTGTGGGTATGTCTGGGGTTGGTTTCTCCGCTTCCGCTGTTCCAGAACGTCCCCGTAAATTCTGGTTAATTGCTGATGCAGAATTGATTGTATATGGTGCAACCGAACCAGATGCAACTGTAACTATTGGTGGTCGTCCCATTAAACTCAATCCCGATGGTACTTTCCGCTTCCAGATGTCCTTCCAAGATGGTTTGATAGATTACCCCATTTTAGCGGTTGCTGCTGATGGTGAACAAACCCGTTCTATTCACATGAAGTTTGAGCGTGAAACACCTTCTCGCAATACCAATACTAAGGAAGAAGCTGTTTTGGAATGGCTAAAATAG
- the rpsP gene encoding 30S ribosomal protein S16, translated as MIKLRLKRFGKKREASYRIIAINDLSRRDGRPLEELGFYNPRTDEVRLDVPGIVKRLQQGAQPTDTVRRILVKANVFEQVSANAAS; from the coding sequence ATGATCAAACTGCGCTTGAAGCGATTTGGTAAAAAGCGGGAAGCAAGTTACCGCATTATTGCTATTAACGATCTGTCTCGTCGTGATGGTCGTCCCCTAGAAGAACTAGGATTTTACAACCCCAGAACTGATGAAGTGCGTCTGGATGTTCCCGGTATTGTTAAGCGTCTTCAACAAGGCGCTCAACCTACTGACACCGTTCGCCGCATCCTCGTAAAAGCTAATGTTTTTGAACAAGTCAGTGCAAACGCCGCATCATAA
- a CDS encoding KH domain-containing protein: MFLNKSVQTPHHKLEPKLPAASPNYVGLVKFLVQPFLESPESLSVDCEMSYTLKRAWIRIAFDPTDKGKVFGRGGRNIQAIRTVIAAAAELAGQSVYLDIYGSNTQNRDGMSFDEEQEERIPPPRSRERSGDIPRPIAKPRFRSV; the protein is encoded by the coding sequence ATGTTTTTGAACAAGTCAGTGCAAACGCCGCATCATAAACTTGAGCCGAAGTTACCAGCAGCCAGTCCTAACTATGTGGGACTGGTGAAGTTTCTAGTACAACCATTTTTAGAGTCTCCAGAGTCTTTAAGTGTCGATTGTGAAATGTCTTACACCCTTAAACGGGCTTGGATTCGCATCGCTTTTGACCCTACAGACAAAGGAAAAGTCTTTGGTAGGGGGGGACGCAATATTCAGGCAATTCGCACGGTAATTGCCGCAGCAGCAGAATTGGCTGGCCAGTCAGTATACCTGGACATCTACGGCAGCAATACCCAAAATCGGGATGGTATGTCTTTTGATGAAGAACAGGAAGAAAGAATACCCCCACCAAGATCACGAGAAAGAAGTGGAGACATCCCCAGACCTATTGCTAAACCCCGCTTTCGGTCGGTCTAA
- a CDS encoding PhoH family protein: MAGAVTIGLPNIPSAIALAGYGEANLKFLSQQTGASLVLRGQELLISGQEKQVDLAVKIVRSLENLWSKGNNIATADILTARQAIEGDRQGELQDLQRDVLAKSRRGQEVRAKTFRQRQYIEAIRKRDLTFGIGPAGTGKTYLAVVVAVQELLANQFEKLILTRPAVEAGEKLGFLPGDLQQKVNPYLRPLYDAINEFIDPEKVPNLMERGIIEVAPLAYMRGRTLNNAFVIVDEAQNTTPAQMKMVLTRLGFGSRMVITGDITQTDLPLHQQSGLTVALQILQHVEGIAFCEFTQKDVVRHPLVQRIVSAYEQYEK, translated from the coding sequence ATGGCAGGTGCAGTTACAATTGGGCTGCCTAATATTCCCAGTGCGATCGCTCTGGCCGGATATGGGGAAGCAAATCTCAAGTTTCTGTCTCAACAAACAGGAGCTAGTTTAGTTTTGCGGGGTCAAGAACTGCTCATTTCTGGTCAAGAAAAGCAGGTTGATCTAGCTGTGAAAATAGTGCGATCGCTGGAAAATCTCTGGAGTAAAGGTAATAATATTGCTACTGCGGATATTTTAACAGCCCGTCAAGCAATAGAGGGCGATCGCCAAGGTGAATTACAAGACCTACAGCGGGATGTCCTCGCTAAAAGTCGTCGTGGTCAAGAAGTCCGCGCTAAAACTTTCCGTCAACGACAATATATTGAAGCTATTCGCAAACGCGACCTCACCTTTGGTATTGGTCCTGCGGGAACTGGTAAAACCTATCTCGCTGTTGTCGTCGCTGTCCAAGAACTTCTAGCTAATCAATTTGAAAAATTAATTTTAACTCGTCCTGCTGTGGAAGCTGGGGAAAAACTGGGATTTTTACCAGGAGATTTACAACAAAAAGTTAACCCCTATCTGCGTCCGCTTTATGATGCTATTAATGAATTTATTGATCCTGAAAAAGTCCCCAATTTAATGGAACGGGGGATAATAGAAGTTGCGCCTTTAGCTTATATGCGCGGGCGGACTTTAAATAATGCTTTTGTAATTGTTGATGAAGCTCAGAACACCACACCAGCACAAATGAAAATGGTGCTGACTCGTTTGGGTTTTGGTTCTCGCATGGTTATTACAGGTGACATCACGCAAACTGATTTACCTCTACATCAACAGTCAGGTTTAACCGTTGCTTTGCAAATTTTGCAGCACGTTGAAGGTATCGCTTTTTGTGAATTTACTCAAAAAGATGTTGTTCGTCATCCTTTAGTACAAAGGATCGTTTCTGCTTATGAACAGTATGAAAAATAG
- a CDS encoding DUF6391 domain-containing protein, whose product MNTPTSYANSSFPFNFFNLDLIAPSPNQDTNLLEQLSFVPGLQEILMLRQVHALEHATVWVLSETKSVDSFPKQPTHVQFDNESLSGLSTEQGFYLYGDVNISYLRRAVTLAQYRLTNGEWDLAVHPRCGTNLSVAMLLTAGFAMGVSVMLPFRPVEQLIGLGLAATTASELAPDLGAFVQRYLTTAIPFNLAIENIIFTRDTWGREAHFVKVKWRQVTGNW is encoded by the coding sequence ATGAATACTCCAACTTCTTATGCAAATAGCTCATTTCCCTTTAACTTTTTTAATCTTGACTTGATAGCACCATCACCAAACCAAGATACTAATTTACTAGAACAGCTATCTTTTGTACCTGGCTTACAAGAAATTCTCATGCTGCGTCAGGTTCATGCCTTAGAACACGCTACTGTTTGGGTTCTGAGTGAGACAAAAAGTGTTGATTCTTTTCCCAAACAGCCTACTCATGTACAGTTTGATAACGAATCATTAAGTGGTTTATCCACAGAACAAGGATTTTACCTTTATGGTGATGTAAATATCAGTTATTTACGGCGTGCAGTAACATTAGCTCAATATCGTCTTACCAACGGAGAATGGGATTTAGCGGTACATCCCCGTTGCGGTACAAATTTATCTGTAGCAATGTTGTTAACTGCTGGATTTGCTATGGGTGTGTCTGTGATGCTACCATTTAGACCTGTTGAGCAATTAATAGGTTTAGGATTAGCTGCAACTACGGCTTCTGAACTTGCTCCAGATTTAGGTGCTTTCGTTCAACGTTATTTAACAACAGCTATCCCCTTTAACCTCGCAATTGAAAATATCATTTTTACACGGGACACTTGGGGACGTGAAGCGCATTTTGTTAAGGTAAAATGGCGGCAAGTGACTGGTAACTGGTGA